From the Streptococcus sp. 29887 genome, one window contains:
- the hprK gene encoding HPr(Ser) kinase/phosphatase: MTVFVKDLLDNLRIECAYSTEELLKKEITTADITRPGLEMTGYFDYYSPERIQLMGMKEWSYLMAMTAHNRYQVLSQMFQPETPVIIVARGLEIPEEMYRAAKEKKIAICRSKTATSRLSGELSSYLDSRLAQRTSVHGVLMDIYGMGVLIQGDSGIGKSETGLELVKRGHRLVADDRVDVYAKDDVTLWGEPAEILRHLLEIRGAGIIDIMSLYGASAVKDSSEVQLAVYLENYETGKVFDRLGNSGDTIEIAGISIPQIRIPVKTGRNISVVIEAAAMNYRAKQMGYDATKIFEERLGNLIQQNKEEG; this comes from the coding sequence ATGACCGTATTTGTGAAAGATTTGCTTGACAATCTGCGGATTGAGTGCGCCTACAGCACTGAGGAATTACTCAAAAAAGAGATTACTACTGCGGATATTACCCGGCCTGGTTTGGAAATGACAGGTTACTTTGATTATTATTCTCCAGAGCGTATTCAGCTTATGGGGATGAAGGAATGGTCCTATTTGATGGCCATGACAGCCCATAACCGCTATCAAGTGCTCTCGCAGATGTTTCAACCAGAAACGCCAGTAATCATTGTGGCGCGTGGTTTGGAAATCCCAGAGGAGATGTATCGAGCAGCTAAGGAGAAGAAGATTGCTATTTGCCGGAGCAAGACTGCGACCAGCCGTCTATCAGGGGAATTGTCTTCCTATCTGGATAGCCGACTTGCACAACGGACTAGCGTTCATGGTGTCTTGATGGATATTTACGGGATGGGTGTTCTCATCCAAGGGGATTCTGGTATCGGTAAAAGTGAAACGGGTCTGGAGTTGGTCAAGCGTGGTCACCGCTTGGTTGCGGATGACCGTGTGGATGTCTATGCCAAGGATGATGTGACCCTCTGGGGTGAGCCTGCGGAAATTCTGCGCCACCTACTAGAAATCCGTGGAGCTGGAATTATCGATATCATGAGTTTGTATGGTGCCAGTGCTGTTAAGGATTCATCAGAGGTTCAATTGGCTGTCTACTTGGAAAATTATGAAACGGGCAAGGTCTTTGATCGTCTTGGGAATTCTGGCGATACTATTGAAATTGCTGGCATTTCTATTCCGCAAATTCGTATCCCAGTTAAGACAGGTCGAAACATTTCTGTGGTCATTGAGGCAGCAGCCATGAACTACCGTGCTAAGCAGATGGGCTACGACGCTACTAAAATTTTTGAGGAGCGTCTAGGAAATCTTATCCAGCAGAATAAGGAAGAGGGCTAG
- the lgt gene encoding prolipoprotein diacylglyceryl transferase, translated as MDPIAIRLGPLEIRWYAICILLGLVLGVYLATKEAPRKKILQDDILDFILLAFPLSIIGARIYYVAFSWSEYKDNLLSVFAIWNGGIAIYGGLITGALVLYFFTRYRFINTLDFLDVVAPSVMIAQAIGRWGNFFNQEAYGKAVASLDYLPAFIRDQMYIDGAYRQPTFLFESLWNLLGFGLICVLRRRPNLLKQGEITAFYLIWYGFGRLLIEGLRTDSLMFLGIRVSQWLSGLLILIGISMVVVRRRKTSIPFYQS; from the coding sequence ATGGATCCAATTGCCATTCGATTAGGCCCCTTAGAAATTCGCTGGTATGCTATCTGTATTTTGCTGGGTTTGGTCTTGGGTGTTTACCTGGCGACTAAGGAGGCACCACGCAAGAAGATTTTGCAGGATGATATTTTAGATTTTATCTTGTTGGCCTTTCCACTTTCCATCATCGGAGCAAGGATTTACTATGTAGCTTTTTCTTGGAGTGAATACAAGGATAATCTGCTCTCTGTCTTTGCCATTTGGAATGGTGGCATTGCTATCTATGGTGGTTTGATAACAGGTGCCCTTGTACTTTATTTCTTCACTCGCTACCGCTTTATCAATACGCTAGATTTTCTGGATGTGGTAGCTCCCTCAGTCATGATTGCTCAAGCCATTGGACGTTGGGGGAATTTCTTTAACCAGGAGGCCTATGGTAAGGCAGTGGCGAGTTTGGACTATTTGCCAGCTTTTATCCGTGACCAGATGTACATTGATGGAGCTTATCGTCAGCCGACCTTCTTGTTTGAAAGTCTTTGGAACCTACTTGGTTTTGGTTTGATTTGTGTCTTGCGTAGACGGCCAAACTTGCTCAAGCAAGGTGAGATCACAGCCTTTTACCTGATTTGGTATGGTTTTGGTCGCCTCTTGATAGAAGGCCTGCGGACAGATAGCCTCATGTTCTTGGGAATTCGTGTTTCCCAATGGCTGTCTGGACTTCTTATCCTCATTGGAATTAGCATGGTTGTGGTGCGGAGAAGAAAAACTTCTATTCCATTTTATCAATCATAA
- a CDS encoding DUF948 domain-containing protein, producing the protein MIEISVLIIALSIAAVAIYVILLLKKLGTVTEEAQQTLKVLTSDVNVTLYQTNELLAKTNVLVEDVNGKVSTLDPLFVAVADLSTSVSDLNASARDLTVKAKSAGANTVKAGGALSALSTISSLLGKKGEKNGKKI; encoded by the coding sequence ATTATTGAAATTTCTGTCTTGATTATTGCCCTGTCCATTGCGGCGGTTGCAATCTATGTTATCTTGTTATTGAAAAAGTTGGGGACGGTGACGGAAGAGGCCCAACAGACCCTCAAGGTCTTGACCAGCGATGTGAATGTGACTCTCTACCAGACCAATGAACTCTTGGCCAAGACCAATGTTTTGGTGGAAGATGTCAACGGGAAGGTTTCGACCTTGGACCCTTTGTTTGTTGCGGTGGCAGATTTGTCCACTTCTGTGTCTGACTTGAATGCTTCGGCGCGTGATTTGACGGTCAAGGCCAAGTCGGCAGGTGCCAATACGGTTAAAGCTGGCGGAGCCCTCTCTGCCTTGTCAACTATCTCATCTCTCTTAGGTAAGAAAGGAGAAAAAAATGGTAAAAAAATCTAG
- a CDS encoding YtxH domain-containing protein, translated as MVKKSSVLTSILLGVAGGAAAAAFLASKTGQAVKEKVVNFANDYKENHEEINADLVNKAQDLGKQATDRFAEVKTQLETGELTVEDLVKSGKEKSVETFEQIKEKIAEQNLTTADILEAIKAKTVKAPTVDVTEEEVEDAVIVSEDIEISIDDVVTEPVSEERNEG; from the coding sequence ATGGTAAAAAAATCTAGTGTTTTGACCAGTATCTTATTGGGAGTGGCTGGTGGTGCAGCTGCGGCAGCCTTTCTGGCAAGTAAAACCGGTCAAGCGGTCAAAGAAAAAGTAGTCAACTTTGCCAATGACTACAAGGAAAATCATGAGGAAATCAATGCTGATTTGGTCAACAAGGCCCAGGATTTGGGTAAACAAGCTACAGACCGCTTTGCAGAAGTCAAAACCCAGTTGGAAACTGGTGAATTGACTGTTGAAGATTTGGTCAAGTCAGGTAAGGAAAAATCTGTCGAAACCTTTGAGCAAATCAAGGAAAAAATTGCAGAACAAAATCTGACTACTGCGGATATTTTGGAAGCTATTAAGGCTAAAACAGTCAAGGCTCCAACGGTAGATGTGACGGAAGAAGAAGTCGAGGACGCTGTCATTGTATCAGAGGATATTGAAATTTCCATTGATGATGTTGTGACGGAACCAGTCTCAGAAGAAAGAAATGAAGGTTAA
- a CDS encoding aminotransferase: MKLPRFGVEEWLNVHETSATYDIAGVSISALTLDELFALSGTNPEDFYKKLQGTKLNYGWIEGSPEFKEAVSQLYEQVSPEQILQTNGATGANLLVLYSLIEPGDHVISLYPTYQQLYDIPKSLGAEVDLWQIEEENDWLPDLEKLRQLIRPNTKMICINNANNPTGAVMDRAYLEELAAIAGEVGAYILSDEVYRSFSGLDVPSIIDVYDKGIAVNSLSKTYSLPGIRVGWVAANHQVTDILRDYRDYTMICAGVFDDMVAQLALASRQEILKRNRRILEENLAILDQWMEKEPLVSYIRPAVVSTSFVKIAVEMPMEEFCLQLLQEHGVLLVPGNRFERDGYVRLGFACEQETLIKGLEKLSQFLRRFDNKN, encoded by the coding sequence ATGAAATTACCACGTTTCGGCGTTGAGGAGTGGCTAAATGTCCATGAAACCAGCGCTACCTATGACATTGCAGGAGTGTCCATTTCTGCCTTAACCTTAGATGAATTATTCGCCTTGTCGGGTACCAATCCTGAGGATTTTTATAAAAAATTGCAGGGCACTAAACTTAATTATGGCTGGATAGAAGGTTCACCGGAATTTAAAGAAGCTGTTAGTCAGCTCTACGAACAGGTCAGTCCCGAACAAATTCTCCAAACCAATGGGGCAACAGGGGCCAACTTGTTAGTTCTGTATAGTTTGATTGAGCCAGGTGACCATGTCATTTCTCTCTACCCGACCTACCAACAACTCTACGATATTCCAAAGTCCTTAGGAGCAGAAGTGGATTTGTGGCAGATTGAGGAAGAAAATGACTGGTTGCCAGACTTGGAAAAACTGCGTCAGCTCATCCGTCCTAACACTAAGATGATTTGCATCAACAATGCCAATAATCCAACTGGTGCTGTCATGGATAGGGCTTATTTGGAGGAGTTAGCAGCCATTGCTGGTGAAGTTGGGGCTTACATTCTATCGGATGAAGTCTATCGTTCCTTTTCTGGACTGGATGTGCCGTCTATCATTGATGTCTATGACAAGGGTATTGCGGTTAATAGTCTGTCTAAGACCTATTCTCTGCCAGGTATTCGTGTCGGTTGGGTGGCTGCTAATCATCAAGTAACCGATATTCTGAGAGATTACCGGGATTACACTATGATTTGTGCAGGTGTCTTTGATGACATGGTGGCCCAACTCGCTCTGGCATCTCGCCAAGAGATTTTGAAGAGAAATCGGCGCATCTTAGAAGAAAATTTAGCTATTTTGGACCAATGGATGGAGAAGGAACCCTTGGTTTCCTATATCCGACCAGCGGTCGTATCCACAAGCTTTGTCAAGATTGCAGTGGAGATGCCTATGGAAGAATTTTGCTTGCAACTCTTGCAAGAACATGGAGTTCTTCTAGTTCCTGGTAATCGGTTTGAACGTGACGGCTATGTCCGTCTAGGTTTTGCCTGTGAACAAGAAACCTTAATTAAGGGCTTGGAAAAGCTATCTCAATTTTTAAGAAGATTCGATAACAAAAACTAG
- a CDS encoding DUF2974 domain-containing protein — translation MPNLLNYIEETQYDSFYDQPLNKLDILALTELAYLPFDRLVPASFTETGIRLDHLAEQFEATYQNDFPPFSMVTKNRLALFTLLAKSIRFKSIKAFGFVDDYQLDQEQQFSAISYRLDRQTILTAFRGTDDTIIGWKEDFQMTYMDEIPAQRSASGYLEKLMASQDGNFYIAGHSKGGNLALYAASQQAPELQERILAIYPFDSPGLHKKHLDDPGYKNIQDRIHPIIPQNSIVGMMLEAPKNAQIVQSNTVGLLQHISFSWEIEGNDFKSAPTLTNDSLQTDQTLKAWTASLTDEELKAFFDLFFGIFIQAGIERFSDITVNPLQKLQEMDRLRKEFTPQEAEMVDKLIRLLFDTRYQIWKEHVNTSIPSPDISLPDWRKLFQLDHSDNSKTSSGD, via the coding sequence ATGCCGAATTTACTCAACTACATCGAAGAAACGCAATACGACAGCTTTTACGACCAGCCCCTCAACAAACTGGACATTCTGGCTCTGACCGAACTAGCCTATCTGCCTTTTGACAGACTGGTTCCCGCTTCCTTTACAGAAACTGGCATCCGGCTGGACCATCTGGCAGAGCAGTTTGAGGCCACCTATCAGAATGATTTCCCACCTTTTTCCATGGTGACCAAAAACCGCCTAGCCTTATTTACCCTTCTAGCCAAATCCATACGCTTCAAGTCTATCAAGGCATTTGGCTTCGTTGACGACTATCAGTTAGACCAAGAACAACAATTCTCCGCTATCAGCTATCGCCTAGATAGACAGACCATCTTAACAGCTTTTCGTGGGACTGACGACACTATCATCGGTTGGAAGGAAGATTTCCAAATGACCTATATGGATGAAATTCCTGCCCAGCGTTCTGCAAGTGGCTATTTAGAAAAGCTGATGGCTAGTCAAGATGGAAATTTCTATATCGCTGGGCATTCAAAAGGTGGAAATTTAGCCCTTTATGCTGCCAGCCAGCAAGCTCCTGAGTTGCAAGAACGCATCCTTGCTATTTATCCTTTTGATTCTCCTGGACTTCATAAAAAACATTTAGATGACCCTGGCTACAAGAACATCCAAGACCGTATCCACCCTATCATTCCTCAAAATTCTATTGTAGGAATGATGTTGGAAGCACCTAAAAACGCCCAAATTGTTCAGAGCAACACAGTCGGACTGCTCCAACACATCAGCTTTTCGTGGGAAATTGAAGGAAATGATTTCAAGTCAGCCCCCACCCTGACCAATGACAGCCTCCAAACCGACCAAACCCTAAAAGCTTGGACTGCCAGCCTGACGGATGAAGAATTAAAAGCATTCTTTGACCTCTTCTTTGGTATTTTCATTCAGGCAGGTATTGAGCGTTTCAGCGACATAACTGTCAATCCCCTACAAAAATTACAGGAAATGGACCGATTAAGGAAAGAATTCACTCCCCAAGAAGCTGAAATGGTGGACAAGCTCATTCGACTACTCTTCGATACACGCTATCAAATATGGAAAGAGCATGTTAACACCTCCATTCCAAGTCCAGACATTTCTCTGCCAGACTGGCGCAAACTCTTCCAATTGGATCATTCAGATAACTCAAAAACTAGCTCAGGTGACTGA
- a CDS encoding PadR family transcriptional regulator yields MKETQMLKGVLDGCVLQIISQKEIYGYELVQELRKQGFENMVGGTVYPLLQKLEKNGLIFSQNKPSPDGPDRKYFYLTDQGLSYLNDFWVQWGELVEKVEKVKGE; encoded by the coding sequence ATGAAAGAAACCCAGATGCTCAAGGGGGTCCTGGATGGCTGTGTTTTACAAATTATCAGTCAGAAGGAGATTTATGGTTATGAGCTGGTTCAGGAGTTGAGAAAACAGGGCTTTGAAAACATGGTCGGAGGAACAGTCTATCCTCTGCTCCAGAAGTTAGAAAAAAATGGCTTAATTTTCAGCCAAAACAAGCCCTCGCCAGACGGACCAGACAGGAAGTATTTTTATTTGACAGACCAAGGGCTGAGCTACTTAAACGATTTCTGGGTCCAGTGGGGAGAACTCGTCGAAAAAGTGGAGAAAGTGAAAGGAGAATAA
- a CDS encoding DUF2829 domain-containing protein, producing the protein MTFEEILPGLKAKKKYVRTGWGGAENYVQLFDTIEVHGQKLEATPYFLINVTGEGEGFSMWSPTPCDVLATDWVEVHD; encoded by the coding sequence ATGACATTTGAAGAGATTTTACCAGGCTTGAAAGCCAAGAAAAAGTACGTTCGCACAGGCTGGGGCGGGGCGGAGAACTACGTCCAGCTCTTTGACACCATCGAGGTCCACGGGCAAAAGCTGGAGGCGACGCCCTATTTCCTCATCAACGTGACCGGCGAGGGTGAGGGCTTCTCCATGTGGAGCCCTACCCCTTGCGACGTCCTTGCCACCGACTGGGTAGAAGTCCATGACTAA
- a CDS encoding 3-oxoacyl-ACP reductase → MTKTALITGVSSGIGLAQAEIFLENGWRVFGIDQASKPDLAGDFHFLQLDLTGDLSPVFSWCQSVDVLCNTAGILDDYRPHLDIEEDELAQVFAVNFFAVTRLTRPYLQQMVDRQSGIIINMCSIASSLAGGGGSAYTASKHALAGFTKQLALDYAKDKVQVFGIAPGAVQTGMTQKDFEPGGLADWVADQTPIGRWTQPNEIAELTFMLASGKLASMQGQIITIDGGWSLK, encoded by the coding sequence ATGACTAAGACAGCCCTCATCACCGGCGTCTCCAGCGGCATTGGTTTAGCACAGGCGGAGATTTTTTTGGAAAATGGCTGGCGTGTCTTCGGGATTGATCAGGCCAGCAAGCCCGATTTGGCAGGCGATTTCCACTTTCTACAGCTGGACCTGACAGGCGATTTATCGCCCGTCTTTTCCTGGTGCCAGTCAGTCGATGTCCTCTGTAACACCGCAGGCATTCTAGACGACTACCGTCCCCACCTCGATATTGAAGAGGATGAATTAGCTCAGGTCTTCGCGGTCAATTTTTTCGCGGTGACCAGACTAACTCGTCCCTATCTGCAGCAAATGGTGGACAGGCAGTCCGGCATCATTATCAATATGTGCTCCATTGCCTCCAGCCTAGCAGGTGGAGGAGGCTCTGCCTATACTGCCTCCAAGCACGCTTTGGCAGGTTTCACCAAGCAGTTGGCCCTGGACTATGCCAAGGACAAGGTCCAGGTCTTCGGCATCGCTCCTGGTGCCGTCCAGACAGGCATGACCCAGAAGGACTTTGAGCCTGGTGGCCTGGCGGACTGGGTGGCAGACCAGACTCCGATTGGACGCTGGACCCAGCCCAACGAAATAGCAGAGCTGACCTTCATGCTGGCTAGTGGCAAACTCGCCTCCATGCAGGGCCAGATTATCACCATTGACGGTGGCTGGAGTTTGAAGTAG
- a CDS encoding ASCH domain-containing protein, which translates to MTPTQLWQEFLAINPQAGPEPEAWAFGAEADRLADLVARGIKTSTSSAHALYAVEGEEIPTAGGYDIILDGQGKAVCIIQTTKVYVTPFSQVTEEHAYMEGEFRQGGDLSDIKAKSLVHWRQVHEELFTIWLAEAGLTFSEDMLVVCEEFELVYPK; encoded by the coding sequence ATGACCCCTACACAACTTTGGCAAGAATTTCTTGCCATCAATCCCCAAGCAGGTCCTGAGCCAGAGGCCTGGGCTTTTGGGGCGGAAGCTGATAGACTGGCTGACTTGGTGGCCAGGGGCATAAAAACCTCGACCAGCTCTGCCCATGCCCTCTACGCAGTGGAGGGAGAAGAAATTCCAACAGCTGGTGGCTATGACATCATTCTGGACGGACAAGGTAAGGCTGTGTGCATTATCCAGACCACCAAGGTCTATGTGACGCCCTTTTCCCAAGTGACGGAAGAACATGCCTATATGGAGGGCGAGTTCCGTCAGGGAGGTGACTTGTCTGACATAAAAGCGAAAAGTCTGGTTCACTGGCGGCAGGTCCATGAGGAACTCTTCACTATTTGGCTGGCAGAAGCAGGTCTGACCTTCTCAGAAGATATGCTGGTCGTCTGTGAAGAATTTGAATTGGTTTATCCTAAATAG
- the glmU gene encoding bifunctional UDP-N-acetylglucosamine diphosphorylase/glucosamine-1-phosphate N-acetyltransferase GlmU, translated as MSNNYAIILAAGKGTRMKSDLPKVLHKVAGITMLEHVKRAVDAMEPAKTVTIVGHKAELVQTVLEGQSAFALQSEQLGTGHAVMMAEPALAGLEGQTLVIAGDTPLITGESLKNLINFHISHKNVATILTAQADNPFGYGRIIRNADDEVLKIVEQKDANDFEKQVKEINTGTYLFDNKRLFEALKEINTDNAQGEYYLTDVISIFRQAGEKVGAYVLKDFDESLGVNDRIALATAETVMRKRINEKHMINGVTFVNPEATYIDIDVEIGAEAVIEANVVLKGQTVIGERTILTNGTRVRDSKIAADVVISNSDIEESVIEEGVTVGPYAHIRPDSLLKKDVHVGNFVEVKASTLGEGTKSGHLTYLGNATIGSNVNVGAGTITVNYDGKNKFKTTIGDNAFIGSNSTIIAPVTIGDNALLAAGSAITKDIPKDAIGIGRGRQENKEGYATRFPFHPSQK; from the coding sequence ATGAGCAATAACTATGCAATTATCCTAGCAGCGGGTAAGGGAACTCGCATGAAGTCTGACTTACCGAAGGTCCTACATAAGGTGGCCGGAATTACCATGTTGGAGCATGTCAAGCGTGCCGTGGATGCCATGGAGCCTGCCAAAACTGTAACCATTGTCGGTCACAAGGCAGAATTGGTGCAGACTGTTTTAGAAGGTCAATCAGCATTTGCCCTCCAGTCAGAGCAGTTGGGAACAGGTCATGCCGTTATGATGGCTGAGCCAGCTTTGGCAGGTTTGGAAGGTCAGACCCTTGTTATTGCTGGTGACACTCCGCTGATTACAGGCGAGAGCTTGAAAAACTTGATTAACTTCCATATTAGCCACAAAAACGTTGCGACTATTTTGACAGCTCAGGCTGACAATCCCTTCGGCTACGGTCGGATTATCCGTAATGCTGATGATGAAGTCTTGAAGATTGTTGAGCAAAAAGACGCTAACGATTTCGAAAAACAGGTCAAGGAAATCAACACCGGTACCTATCTCTTTGACAACAAGCGTCTGTTTGAAGCTCTTAAGGAGATCAATACGGACAATGCCCAAGGTGAGTACTATTTGACGGATGTCATCTCTATTTTCCGTCAGGCTGGCGAAAAAGTTGGGGCCTATGTCCTCAAAGACTTTGATGAAAGTCTCGGTGTCAATGACCGTATCGCCCTTGCGACTGCAGAAACTGTCATGCGCAAGCGAATCAATGAAAAGCACATGATTAACGGTGTCACCTTTGTCAATCCAGAAGCAACTTATATCGACATTGATGTAGAAATCGGAGCAGAAGCAGTTATCGAAGCCAACGTTGTCTTGAAAGGTCAGACAGTCATCGGTGAACGCACGATTTTGACAAACGGCACCCGCGTGCGTGATTCTAAAATCGCTGCAGATGTGGTCATTAGCAACTCAGACATTGAAGAATCGGTTATCGAAGAGGGTGTGACTGTTGGCCCGTATGCCCATATTCGTCCAGATAGCCTTCTGAAAAAAGATGTTCACGTTGGAAACTTTGTGGAAGTTAAGGCTTCTACGCTAGGTGAGGGAACCAAATCAGGTCACTTGACTTATTTGGGCAATGCGACAATCGGCAGCAATGTCAATGTCGGTGCTGGAACCATTACGGTCAACTACGATGGTAAAAACAAATTCAAGACCACGATTGGCGACAATGCCTTTATCGGTTCCAACTCAACCATCATCGCTCCAGTAACAATTGGTGACAATGCCCTGCTTGCTGCTGGCTCTGCCATTACCAAAGACATTCCAAAAGATGCCATCGGGATTGGTCGAGGTCGTCAGGAAAACAAGGAAGGCTATGCGACCCGCTTCCCCTTCCACCCAAGCCAAAAATAG
- a CDS encoding NUDIX hydrolase: MNFEEKTIERKEIFKGHIFDVVVDDVALPNGGTGKRELIFHKGAVCVLAVTPEDKMILVKQYRKAIERAIYEIPAGKLELGEEDTLEDAALRELEEETGYTSDKLTLLADFYSAIGFCNERIRLYLADNLVKVENPRPMDEDEVIELSYVTLEEALDLVASGDICDAKTIMAVQYLQLMRK, from the coding sequence ATGAATTTTGAAGAAAAAACCATTGAGCGAAAAGAGATTTTCAAGGGTCATATCTTTGATGTCGTTGTCGATGATGTGGCTTTGCCAAATGGTGGGACTGGCAAGCGTGAACTGATTTTTCACAAGGGGGCAGTATGTGTCTTAGCAGTCACTCCAGAAGATAAAATGATTTTGGTTAAACAATACCGCAAGGCTATCGAGCGCGCTATCTATGAAATTCCAGCAGGTAAGTTGGAACTAGGCGAAGAAGATACGCTGGAAGATGCTGCCTTGCGTGAATTGGAAGAGGAAACAGGCTATACCAGTGACAAGCTGACCTTGTTAGCAGATTTTTACTCAGCTATCGGTTTTTGTAATGAGCGTATTCGCCTCTATTTAGCTGATAACTTGGTTAAAGTGGAAAACCCTCGTCCCATGGATGAGGACGAGGTCATTGAACTGTCTTATGTAACCCTAGAAGAAGCCTTGGACTTGGTCGCAAGTGGGGATATTTGTGATGCCAAGACTATTATGGCGGTTCAATATTTACAACTCATGAGAAAGTAG
- the macP gene encoding cell wall synthase accessory phosphoprotein MacP, protein MGKPLLTDDILKRVKKMQEADTDERFGHFSPKQTVSMDEKIFEPILDEDYQGYEEGQTIRIPVKPSVVKSRRIETIKREEFRGKVNKILFWVIVLLIIFIIAVLFI, encoded by the coding sequence ATGGGCAAGCCCTTGTTAACGGATGACATACTAAAACGAGTGAAAAAAATGCAGGAGGCTGATACAGATGAACGCTTTGGACATTTTAGTCCCAAGCAAACGGTATCCATGGATGAAAAGATTTTTGAGCCCATTTTAGATGAAGACTACCAAGGCTACGAGGAAGGACAGACCATCCGTATTCCTGTCAAACCATCGGTGGTCAAAAGTCGTAGAATTGAAACCATCAAACGCGAAGAATTTCGGGGAAAAGTCAATAAAATTCTCTTTTGGGTCATCGTATTATTGATTATCTTTATTATTGCAGTTTTATTTATTTAG
- a CDS encoding 5'-methylthioadenosine/adenosylhomocysteine nucleosidase — protein sequence MKFGIIAAMPQELKILVEQLQDKVEVAVLGRIYYQGRIGQHEVVLVQSGIGKVMSAMSVAILADRFAVDAIVNTGSAGAVADGIAIGDVVVATHLAYHDVDVTAFGYAYGQMAGQELYYPADQVLLEQLTGVLAEQEITSHQGLIVTGDSFIAGQDKIASIKENFPEVLAVEMEGAAIAQAAVNTGKPFLVIRAMSDTAQGDANITFDEFIIQAGERSAQTLIAFLEQV from the coding sequence ATGAAATTTGGAATTATCGCAGCCATGCCCCAGGAGCTGAAGATTTTGGTAGAGCAGCTGCAAGACAAGGTAGAAGTAGCTGTCTTGGGTCGGATCTATTACCAAGGCCGTATTGGTCAGCATGAAGTAGTGCTTGTCCAGTCGGGCATTGGCAAGGTCATGTCAGCTATGTCTGTGGCCATCTTGGCTGACCGCTTTGCAGTGGACGCCATTGTCAACACAGGCTCAGCAGGGGCAGTAGCTGACGGGATTGCCATCGGTGATGTGGTGGTAGCTACTCACTTGGCCTACCACGATGTTGATGTGACGGCTTTTGGCTACGCCTATGGGCAAATGGCAGGGCAGGAATTGTATTATCCAGCAGACCAAGTCTTGTTAGAACAGTTAACAGGCGTTTTGGCAGAGCAGGAAATAACCAGTCATCAGGGTCTGATTGTAACCGGTGACAGTTTTATTGCCGGTCAAGATAAGATCGCCAGCATAAAGGAAAACTTCCCAGAAGTTCTTGCTGTGGAGATGGAAGGAGCGGCTATTGCCCAAGCGGCCGTCAATACAGGTAAGCCCTTCTTAGTCATCCGTGCCATGAGCGATACAGCACAAGGGGATGCCAATATTACCTTTGATGAATTTATCATTCAAGCAGGAGAGCGTTCTGCTCAGACCCTGATTGCCTTTTTAGAACAAGTTTAA